The region CCAATGGCAAAGGACAAGCCTCTTATGGTCGGATACAACCGGACGGCACGTTTCAATTGATGAATCCACATAAGACCGAGCGAATCGCGCCAGGTAAGTATGTGGCGGTGATCTTGGCGGGCAACGATGAGATCGCGGCAATGAAAGAAGATCCCTCATACCCGGTGCAGCCCGCGGTGCCGTTCAAATTTAGCAGTGCGTCGTCGTCGCCGTTGAAATATGAAGTCGAACTTGGCGACAACGATTTCGATATTAATCTTGACAAAATGTAAGAGCGTGCGACAGGCTGTTCGCATTAGAGGTTGCGAGGCTTCATCGTATTAGCCAGCGACTTACGATACTCGCCAGGCGTCATGCCAACCTCGCGTTTGAAGAGCACATTAAGGTAGGCGGCTTGCGACAACCCACTCTTCGCCGCAACGGTATCGAGCGGATAGTCGGTGTCAGCGAGCAACTCCTTCGCGCGTGTCACTTTCGTTCGCACGATTTGGTCATGGGGCGAGAAGCCGAGGAACAAACCAAAGCTGCGCTCTAACGTCCGTCGCGAAACTCCACAATGTTGTGCAACGTCGTCCACGTTAATTCCGTCACACGCACATTGACGGATGTATCGAACGGCCTTGGCTGTTAAGGCATCTTCAATCGCCACGACGTCACTCGATCGACGGGTTACCACACCACGAGGCCGAATTTGAATCGGCCGCGTCGAACATTTCTTACCCTGCATCATGCGGTCCAACAGCGCGGCGGCTTGATAGCCAATGAGGTTATGGTCGATGACAACGCTCGACAAAGGAGGATTCCCGTGCATGCACAGCGGTTCGTCGTTGTCCACGCCAATAATGGCCGCTTGTTCGGGAACAACTATACCGCCGCGACGACACGCATCGAGGACGCAAAGGGCACGTAGATCGTGGGCGGCGACAATGCCGACGGGCTTGGGAAGATCGCACAGCCATTCGGTAAGGTCTTGCTGCCCTCCTTCCCAGCTCTCCA is a window of Pirellulales bacterium DNA encoding:
- a CDS encoding DNA-binding transcriptional regulator gives rise to the protein MVDNVPHVALIIETSMAYGRGLLKGVSQYVTENGYWSTYIDQRSLNDPPPTWLQNWNGNGVIMRAQTRRIIQVVASLKVPAIDTLHHYAELGVPLVIPDHQAIAATAAEHLLDRSFRHFAFVGVERAHWSKSRRDAFVAVLRRAGFPCQVYSPLSRRRFLESWEGGQQDLTEWLCDLPKPVGIVAAHDLRALCVLDACRRGGIVVPEQAAIIGVDNDEPLCMHGNPPLSSVVIDHNLIGYQAAALLDRMMQGKKCSTRPIQIRPRGVVTRRSSDVVAIEDALTAKAVRYIRQCACDGINVDDVAQHCGVSRRTLERSFGLFLGFSPHDQIVRTKVTRAKELLADTDYPLDTVAAKSGLSQAAYLNVLFKREVGMTPGEYRKSLANTMKPRNL